The stretch of DNA GGTTTCCATTCAGAGGCATGGCCAAGTTTACCGAAGGATTAGGCAACGATGAATTACTCGCCTATTACGTGGCCTTCGGTATTGTTATCGGAATCATGCTCGGCGGTTTCATCGGATCAATCTACGGTGATGGGTTTATCATGGCAATGGGACCCGCTATAGGCATCTTTATCGGCTTGGCAGCTTGGTATATACTGGCTGATCAAGCAGATTATTAAGCCCCAATACGAGGGTCTATTGTCATTCTGTACTGATCATTAGATGGCTCGGTCGAGATTATGGACGATACACACAAGGGCGAGTTCACGAAACTGCTTCCACCAACGACGTGAGCGAACGAATGCACCGTATTTCCGCTCGAGTCGAAAGTTGACCGTTTCGCTCTGGCTCCGTTGGGCGTAGCGTTCAGTATCCAACCGAGCGTTCCACGCGTTCTGCAGTAACGGGAACTCACGATGTTTGATCAGCGGACGAATCCCGTTCTTGCGGGCTATCGCCCGAATCTGCTGAATCATCAGCTTTGCCCGTTTCGTGTAGTGTTTCGAGGCGTGACTTCGGTCGAAGCCCGAGGCGTCGATCCCCGCAACACCATTTGTTGGACGCAGTGACACAGAGAGATTGGGCAGTACTCGCCAGACAGCCATATCGAGTCTATCGAACGCTTTACACAGCGTTGACGGGGCAAGAAGTTCGGTGAGGTCGATGGCACTCCGAATACGGGGCATCTCGATGAGTTCGTCGAGAAGTGTCCGATAGGTCGTGTCCTTCCAAACTTAGAGACATAGGTGGACGATGTGCTGATAGAGTGTGTAGCGTTATTTCGAGAACGTCGAGGAGTATCGAGCTACGGCACGTTGCGCTAACTGAATTACTTTCTCGACAAATAGAAGGAACCGAGACTTCGGGAGGGTGTGCATCTATCCGAACTACTGACGCGCTACCCAACTACTGAAACGCGAGTTATGGAAGCGACCGATATCCGAGCAACTCGAGCGGAAAAGCCGTCGACGTGCGTCACCAGTGGAAATGGTGACTGACGCTATCAAATCATGTTGTCACGATACCAGTCACACACCCCTATCGATTTGTTCCCGCCCGATAGTGTGCCTCCGAGACAGAAAGCAAATCGAACCCGAAGATCCCTGTCTGATTTTGTAAGAACAGTGAGTTAAGAGAAAGTCGAATTCGAAAAACAGCAGCAGGGGCCGTGATCGAACAAATCGATAGAGGTGCGTCTGACGATTACAACGATGAGTTAGCAGAGAAATAAAGATCGATGCGAGTTCTCTTTCATAGCATTACTCGACGAAATCTTCTGCCAAACGACCTCCAGAACAAATCGATAGGGGTGTGTTCTAGTCTAGCTTCTTTCTAGTACTAGACTAGTAGACTAGAAGAAAGAAAGAGAACGATACTAATCACTCGTCTATCTACACGGAAACTCCCTATTTCGGTCCTTCCACCTCTCCCCCTTCTCCCCTTCAAACAAATCGATAGGGGTGTGAGTGTGTCCGAAGAACAAGTCGTTACGGGTTCTGGAACCTATTCACATAATCGCCCGAGATATAGTTCTCAGACTCTCTTTCCACCAATCTCAAATCGATGGGGGAAGATTTTAGTTCCTTGGTTGTGAGTATCATCATATGTCCGAAGATCCCGATTCTAACACGCCCTCCAAACAGGGGGGGTCTATCAAGGATCTTATTCTCGAGCAAGAGGAATCTGCGAGTCTCATCCGAAATCGATCGCTCCTCGAGCCGAACGAGATCGTCGACGAAGACCGCATCGTTGGTCGTGATTTCCAGCTCACCGAGATCACGCAGCATCTCCGCGTCGCGATCAACGGCGAACGGCCGCCGAATCTCTTTCTCTACGGTCCGTCCGGGACGGGAAAGTCGCTGATTATCAACGCCGTCTGTCAGAACATCTTCGAGCTCTGTGAGAGCCGAGATATCCGTTTCGGCGTGATCCACATGAACTGCCAGAACGTCGGAACCCTTGGCTCTGCGGTCTACGAACTCGCCCGAAAAGTTTCGGACGACGCCGGCGTTACCGTCGAAGTCCCCGAGCACGGTGTCCCGACGAAAAAGAAGTGGCGCGAACTGTATCGACTGATCGACGAACACTACGATACCGTCGTCTTCGTTCTCGACGAACTCGATATGCTCGTCGGACGTCGTGATATCGACGAACCAGCCTTCTCTCGTCTTCTGTACCAGCTCTCGCGGGCCGGCAGCTCCGACGAGACGCGGGCGAACGTTTCGGTGACGGCTATCACGAACGATGCGACCATGATGGGAAACGTCGGGAGTCGAGCCGTGAGTTCGTTCACTCCCGAGGACGTGCACTTCAACGACTACGACGCCAATCAACTCCGCGAAATCCTCTACCACCGAACGGACGCCTTCTACGAGGGCGCGCTGAGCGACGACGTCATCCCGCTCGCGGCAGCGTTTGCAGCCCAGACGCACGGCGATGCACGGAAGGCGATCGATCTCATGCGAACGGCCGGCTCGATCGCTGAACGTGGAGGGGCCGATCAGGTCGCCGAAAACCACGTCAGAGAAGCCCAGGACAAAGTCGAGAAAAACCGCGTACTCGAGGTTACGCGCGGGATCAGTACCCAAAAGAAACTGTGTCTGTTGGCGACTGCGGCAGTCGCTCGTCAGACGGGAACCGGGACGGCAAAAAGCCCCAACGGGTATACGGTCTATCAGTACCTCACCGACACGCTCGATGTCGATCAGTATCACCAGGAGACGTACGTCAACAAGATGAAGGAGTTGACGACGTACTCGCTCGTCGAATCCAAACGGAAAAGTCAGGGACCACACTCCGGGAGTTACCTCGAGTTCTCCTTCGGCGAAAATCCGGCGACGATCCTTCATACGCTTCGCGAGGACTCCCGATTCAACGACGTACACGATGACGAACTTCGGTCAGTAGTGAAAGCCCAACTTAGAAAAGAATCGCAATAACTGAGAAAAACAAATCGATAGGGGTGTGCCTCCGCCAATTTCGCCCGATTACAACAAATCGATAGAGGTGCGCGACGAAAATTTTGAGCGCGGTAACAAATCGATAGAGGTGCGCGATACATTTGACTCGAGGACGAAACAAATCGATAGGGGTGGGTCGTACATCGTCGAGAAGCCATAAGAGATGGTTGGAATTATGCCCGTAGACGGGCTCAATGAGCGCTATACGGCAAAGTTCGCCGAGTACCGAGAGCGAAAGCAGACGACGAAAACCCTGGCGCGATCGCCGTCCGTCTCTACAGACGGAACAGGCCGAGTGCCTCGGGGCTTAATCCCGAGGCGGTTCATGGAACTGGATAGTCGCTCGAGCGATACGAGGCGCTCTTCGCGTGACGGCGCTGAACGCCCTTAACGAGCAATTTGGCTCGAGATGCCTCTGCCTGACGGCGATCGGGGCCTTTCGACTGGCAGTGGTCAAGATCTCTCGACTGACAGCGGTCAAGGCTTTCGATGTTCTCGAGAGTGAGACGCTCTCAAGCCACTCGAACCCGTTGGATCTGATGACGGCGAGGCCAACGCGAGTCAAGATACGTAACACTACTGCTATTAACATCTAAAACTGGTTTTGAATAGATACCGCAATAATTGTGCAGCACAGCCCGTCTTTGCTGTCGTTCACGGGGGTCGAAACTACCGATCCAGTCGCTATAGCTCTCCATCGCTCAACCGAGAACCACGTACTCGGCAAGTCCGATTTCCGCCGACACAATCGAAATCCGACCGGTCTACCGATAGATTCGATTGGTTATCTCGAGATGTGACTGTCCACTATCGAATAGTTGTAAGAAATTACTGACGGCCTTGAGAGAAGAGCGAATCCCGCTCTGAAGGCGGTCTTACTCGGTCCAAATACGGTTCGAACGCCTCTGTATCTCCTCGCTTGACCGTAAAGGAAATTCACGCATCTATATTGTACTATATCCCCACTACACTCGTTCTTGATGTCTATACAATTCATTTGTTAGATGTAAAACCTCTCGTCTCTCGGGGCGGCTATCTTGGAACTGCGACGAGACTGACGCCTCGAGAACTGATCGCGATCGGGTGACGCCCCACAGCGCGGTTCGGATGAACACCGGTCGAACAGGATGTTTCGGTGGAGGTCGAGCGGAACTCTCGTGGACGTGTATCTTTATACCATAGTCGCGAACTAGAACCGGTATGACCGAACCGTTTCTCGGAGAGCACGTTCCGAACGACGTCACTCGATTCTCCGAGAGAATCAGGCCGGAATCGACCCCGGTGCTCTCGGAGATGGAAGCGTACGCCCGTCGCGAAGGATTTCCCATCGTCGGACCGGATGTCGGCGCGTGGCTGTGTCAACTGGCGCGGATCAACGACGCGACTCGAGTCTTCGAGTTCGGATCGGGATACGGGTATTCGGCGTGTTGGTTCGCGCGAGCACTTCCCGACGACGGCGAGATCGTCCTCACCGAACAGGACGCGGAGAACCTCGACCGCGCGGAGTCGTATCTCGAGCGACTCGATGCGGCCGATCTCGCGACGGTCGAAGTCGGCGACGCGGTCGACATCGCGTCGCGATACGACGGTCGGTTCGATATCGCGCTGATCGACATCGAGAAATACCAGTACGTGGATGCGTTCGAGGAGATCCGGGACTCGATCCCGCCGGGCGGCGCGATCGTCGCAGACAATACGATGTCCGCCGGCCGCGACGCCCCTGACGATACCGTCGATTTCGACGCGCTCCTCTCCGTACTCACCGGCGAGATCGACGACCTTCGAAGGACATCGCTTCCCGAAGAGACGAGGCGACACACGCACGGGATAATCGACTATCTTACGCACATTCGTGAGCAGTCGGCGTTCGAAACGACACTCCTGCCACTTGGCGACGGGGTAACGGTAACGACGCGCGTTCGTTGACATCCTCCCCGCCCTTTCGGGCGAGGCTCCACCGTGAATGGCGGTGACTTGTCCCCGCGAACTCGGGTCCGTTTCGAAGATCAACGAAGGGGGTGGTGAATATTGCCGTTATCGGGATATTCACTTTCGTGATCGGTCATAAGAACGAGTATGCTTGAAATCCCATTACACACCGGTACACAGCATCCTGACCTTCTGTGGATACTCGTTCCGAGCATCCTTTCGTTCGTCGCGGGACTCGGCCTCGGTTCGGTCTCGGATCGCCTGCGAAACTGGATCTCTCTCCGGCGAGACACGGCTACTAACTGATCGCTTCAACCGTCCGCGAGCGCCAAGTCGACTCCCGGAGATTCAATCGGCGACCCGTCCGCGGTAGTCTTGGCCGCCCCGCTTGAGGAGGCGGTACCCGGCGTTCACTGACGCTTACTCGAGGCCGCCGAGGCGCGGTCCGGAGACGGGCTGATCGCCGTCTCGAAGGATCGAAATCGATCCGAACCGGACGGTATCGCCGGCCGCACTGTCGTCTCGAAGTTGAGCGATAAGCGTC from Natronorubrum halophilum encodes:
- a CDS encoding O-methyltransferase, with the protein product MTEPFLGEHVPNDVTRFSERIRPESTPVLSEMEAYARREGFPIVGPDVGAWLCQLARINDATRVFEFGSGYGYSACWFARALPDDGEIVLTEQDAENLDRAESYLERLDAADLATVEVGDAVDIASRYDGRFDIALIDIEKYQYVDAFEEIRDSIPPGGAIVADNTMSAGRDAPDDTVDFDALLSVLTGEIDDLRRTSLPEETRRHTHGIIDYLTHIREQSAFETTLLPLGDGVTVTTRVR
- a CDS encoding orc1/cdc6 family replication initiation protein yields the protein MSEDPDSNTPSKQGGSIKDLILEQEESASLIRNRSLLEPNEIVDEDRIVGRDFQLTEITQHLRVAINGERPPNLFLYGPSGTGKSLIINAVCQNIFELCESRDIRFGVIHMNCQNVGTLGSAVYELARKVSDDAGVTVEVPEHGVPTKKKWRELYRLIDEHYDTVVFVLDELDMLVGRRDIDEPAFSRLLYQLSRAGSSDETRANVSVTAITNDATMMGNVGSRAVSSFTPEDVHFNDYDANQLREILYHRTDAFYEGALSDDVIPLAAAFAAQTHGDARKAIDLMRTAGSIAERGGADQVAENHVREAQDKVEKNRVLEVTRGISTQKKLCLLATAAVARQTGTGTAKSPNGYTVYQYLTDTLDVDQYHQETYVNKMKELTTYSLVESKRKSQGPHSGSYLEFSFGENPATILHTLREDSRFNDVHDDELRSVVKAQLRKESQ